DNA sequence from the Coregonus clupeaformis isolate EN_2021a chromosome 30, ASM2061545v1, whole genome shotgun sequence genome:
GCTGAGAGGTCTTATTGGCCTTCTGCCCGAACTCTCCTTCAACTGCAGCGAGAGATACACCAGTCAGATAACAGCATCTGTGCCTATCACGTACCGAGCCATATTCAGGTAGACCTACGATGGTTCAGTAAACCATGCTTACTTTATGAGTAACCTCACCAACGACCTAGACCTGAagtctaggctttagctcagcgggctaacacagtcttgtggtgTGCGGGACATCCGGGTTTGAACCCAGACAGTTACACTAGTGGTACTTACCTCTAGGGTCGCTGTAGTTCCTGTGGGAGCTTTTCCCGTTGAGTTTCTTGGTCTCGTCCAGCTCTGTGATGTCTCTCTCATGCCGCCTCTTCAGGTTGTCAACGTGGCTCACCATCAGCTCCACCGCTCGACTCACACGAGCCTCCTACCATACAGAGTACACCTACATTGAGTATGTATACGGTATGTGTAGATCGAGCATATAAACACGTAATCAATTACAACAAAGAATAGCAGCTTCATTCTACTCTGGTCTCAAAGTGTCAGTGACAAGTGTGATGATTGTGTCCCCCCATTAATTCAGCCATTGGGGTGTAATGAGTAGCTGATGCAATCTTGCAATCCATAATCAAAGTCTTGAGCTAGATAGACTGTATAGTCATGTCTGTGTGAGGGAGACTACCTGGTGTACCGCTCCCAGCACCTGTGCTGTGTTGGAGATTCTCTCCACTGTTCCTCTCAGTATATCCAGACACAGCTCTAGTCTCTGGAGGATCTTACTGCGCTTACTGTCCAGACACAGAGCCTTTAGAGTCTGACAACACAGTGAGACAGGTCAAAGCTATGCTACAAAAACCCTCATATACAATACACACCTTGTATGCTGTAAGCCTTatattccccccccaaaaaaatgttggTCTCAATGTCAGGGACACAGTGCTGCTGAAGCTTGTCATCATTTTCATTAGAAAAAACAAGGTACTAACTCATAGGTACTAACTCGCACTTTCGCTCTGGCTCAAACATAATTTATTTCATCATGATTAAGGGTCTCAGAGATTGTTGAGTGGAAACAAGCTAGAGAGGTCCAATACTTGGTCCAATACTTCTCTTCCTTCATTGCAGTGACCccatccaccctcctcctccaatACCTCCAGTGTCTCCCGGCCTCTCATCAGCTCCAGCTGGATGTTCTCCTCAGCCAGGTTCCTAGCATGCTCCTCTGCCTGCAGCCTCTGCTTCAGGGTGTACTGGTCACTACGAAAGGCCAGCGCAATCTGGGAGAATGCATTCTGGAtataatagaacagaatagaatagaacagaatataatagaatatagtagaatagaatagagtagaatagaaaaTAATATAATACATTAGAATAGAACTGTATTGATCCTTAATTGGAAAGTAAGGTGTCACAGGCTTTCATACAACATCATaagtagcctcctgtagctcagttggtagagcatggcgcttgcaacgccagggttgtgggttcaattcccatggggggccagtatgaaaaatgtatgcactcactaactgtaagtcgctctggataagagagtctgctaaattagTAAAACGTAAAATAAGGGAGGTTGGGAGAATCAGAGAGGGATACACCTtgtatgggtattgtgtgtactaTGATCGCAATGCATCATGTTAATGAGGACTACTGACGGATTGCCTCACCTCCACTTGTTCCTCTGACATCTTAGCACTGtgatgggagggagggacagacatAGCAACAGATACAATAACTATTTTATCCCACAGGCCAAAAACTTTCTGAATCTGCACATGAAATGTCTATTTATTGCTGCACTTTTGCACAATGATTGCTCCTTTTGATCAGTCTCATTGTTTCTTGTTATGTGTACAGTATATCGGTTGTCACttaattttattttacttttacccctttttctccccaatttcatgatatccaattggtagttacagtcttgtcccatcgctgcaactcccgtacggattcgggagaggcgaaggtcaggagccatgcgtcctccgaaacacgaccctgccaagccgcactgcttcttgacacactgttcacttaacccggaagccagccgcaccaatgtgttggaggaaacaccatccagctggcgaccgaggTCAGCTTGCAGACGCCCAGTCACGGCTATCTGTGATACAGCCTgagatcaaacccgggtctgtagtgacgcctcaagcactgcgatgcagtgccttagaccgctgcaccactcgggaggccgtcactgtttttaatgttgttgtttttttattgttGAACCCTGACTGCACAACAAATTTCCCAATTGGGACAATAAAGATAACTTGAACTTGAAGAACCAAATACATGACCAAATACATATCTGGGGCAATGGCAGGCACTCTAACAACCAGTCTGGTTTAGGGATGAGACCATCAGTTTTTGATCATTACCAATATCGTGATGGTTATCATCAGTCACACAGAGGATAAAACCTCACCTGTTGAGGCCTACGCGGTCTATAATACACAGATCATTCCATGGCGTAACTGGCTGCTGCTCTTCACTGGACTCTATGAATGAAAGACATCAACGTGTCAAGTTATTCTTCACGTCAGATCAGAGCCTTGTGCTTCACAATGATGCTACATTAGGCCACACTTTGTTTGGACGGTTCCCAATAGATATATAGATGCTCAAACTATCATTCATATCATGTCACATTTTTACAAAAACACTTATTTCCATCCTTTTTTACTAAAAGTATTATCTGATAATTGCACACACTCAGGTACTAAACAATATCCTCTCAAAGCAACAATGAAATAATGACTCCATTATTgctagagaggggtactatacctTCCTCACTGTCCTCACTGTCTAGCACGATTAGCATCTTGGTCGGATGGTCACTTTGTTGAGGTGTCCCCTCAGCAGGCTGGAGGAATAGAAACGCTGACTCGCTCAGACATTGTGAGCCCACTGTATTAGGTACAGTCTGATTCATTAGCAGAGGGTTTGTATAGTCAGAGAAGAGACAGTCTGACTCACCTGAGGGTGCATAGTATGGATCGGCACCATAGCAGCAGAACGATGCTACTACAAAATGGTGACCAAAGAAAACGACTCCCTGTCCCTTGGACTAAAGCCAAAGTATGAAAATAGAATAAAGGTCAAATAATCAAGAAGGCAAGAACAAGACCACAATAAGATCTGCATATCACTCTGAGAAAAGAAGAGAGTAGAATTCCTTACCATCTGTCTTACTCCATTGATCTCTTCACTCTCTGTCAGTCTCAGAGGACTGCACTCAGGACGTCAGTAATCCTATTATGAGATCCTCAGTCAGGGAAGTAGACCAGGATAGGTACAGTACCTATTAGGTACTACCTAAAgcagctcagtgtgtgtgtgtgtgtgtgtgtgtgtgtgtggctcagcTCACACCATCACTGcttaggggtgtgtgtgttgttacgTAGTAACAAacaatcagggctgtctgggcaATAGTTAGAGCCGGAGGTTGAGTTGGAACAGTCAGCCCACCACCATCATCTGTCGTCCGTTCTCAACGGACATCTGGACGCCTAGACTGACTTCCTCCCACCTCCTTACTTACACTAATCCTCTTGAAACAACTTGTGTTTTAGTCAAGTTAATGCATATTTGTTATTGACACTGAGAAATTGTGTGGCTTCTGCTGTATATTTTCAGATCTACACTTCCACAAGAGTTCACTCTATCTCTAACGTGTCTTTGAGAAAAAGCTCTCAACTAGAACACAAACAAGACAGAACAGAAGATTGTAGGATCTTGGCAGGTTTATTCATTGAAAAGAATGGCAGTTTGACAGGCAGTTGATGGCACAACAATAAccaaaggagttggcaagacagcacaaacagatctggaaccaggctagttTGGTTCTCTCATAACGAGGGATTTTCCTATAGTGATCTTGATATACAAGGTAGTTTGAGTCCCTATTAGAGACTCTAGTAGAGACCAGTGTTCATTTCGTCAACAAAAACAGTGAGTAAAATATTAGTGTCACACctatttttcagtggcaattgACAAGACTATAACTGACTAAATAATAGACTAAAACGAGATGAGACTAAATTATCTCTGCACAATTGATATTAGCAGCACAGGTGCGCAGTATTGTTCAGCAGTGGGAAGTATGTGCCACACCCGGTACACACAGCCTAGATCAGCTGATGAGCTGCAGGGGAATAAGCAATGAGTGTGGGCgttgcagcctggtctcatagactagacataacatgtacatgtaaatccgggacactcaaattagtatgatatgttgttGGGAAGACAGGCTTTGCCCTGGCGCCGCCTCCGATTATGCACATCGCACTGGTGACTCTCTTGCTTACCCGAAGCTAACCAGTCACCACCTGTCTTCTAGTTAGTTACCTTTTGCCTGGTTAAGAAACACAAGCAGCTTTACGAAATCAAAAACAATAGCAGCATTGAGTTGAATGGTAAAACAACAGTCTATCTATGTTTTCTCTACCTTGTGTATAGAAAAGTAGACTCTTTAAATTTGTAGTCTCGCTCAACCCtcccactttccccactgcatttTATATCCAGGTTCTGTATCAAACGTAGGCAAGTCTCCTTCTTTTCCTCAGATAAAACGGT
Encoded proteins:
- the si:ch211-163l21.11 gene encoding inositol 1,4,5-triphosphate receptor associated 1; this encodes MVPIHTMHPQPAEGTPQQSDHPTKMLIVLDSEDSEEESSEEQQPVTPWNDLCIIDRVGLNSAKMSEEQVENAFSQIALAFRSDQYTLKQRLQAEEHARNLAEENIQLELMRGRETLETLKALCLDSKRSKILQRLELCLDILRGTVERISNTAQVLGAVHQEARVSRAVELMVSHVDNLKRRHERDITELDETKKLNGKSSHRNYSDPRVEGEFGQKANKTSQQWHIGASRRRVSIAVITKQAQEKRKWERGLQKSFSIDHEIGKKSLSSPSPSMDSITESIPSVMVKTEEMDVPLLDGRPPEAPDDNKPDVAAAVQSPPEPDPSPVYTAPCPTPTHKPYDVDIKKNSMSSPLDTLIRHRHKGKARTERTERRKENREKTRMTHADQCTAGTCGAMCRDRPLAHWMWHCHWVVLSVYLVVLCCVVLLIILFWLGPERLL